GTGTCGCCGGGTCTAGATAGTCCCATCTCTTGATTTAGCCCACTTCCACTTTCAATCTCACCCATTTCAAGTGCTTCCAACACCTTTTGAGCTCTAACATCTCGAAGCATGTCATGGCGCTTACAAGAAACTCCAACAATATTGAGCAAGTACGAAACATGATCAAAGAACCACAAACATGGTTCATTGTCCTTTGCCACAGCTATAAGAACCAACTGAAGTTGATGTGCAAAACAATGGATGTAATAGGCAGAGGGTGACTCTTTCATGATCAACGTTTTCAACCCTTTAATCTCCCCTTTCATGTTGCTAGCCCCATCATATCCTTGCCCACGTATTTGACTAGGAGTCAAATGATGATCTTAAAGCAAAGTTTGAATTGCATCCTTAAGTGACAATGAAGTTGTATTGGCAacatgaacaactccaaggaacctCTCACATCCTCTTCCCGATTTGTCAACAAATCGTATGCAAAGAGCAAGTTGTTCTTTATGAGATGCATCACTAGACTCATCAGCTAGGATTGCATAGTGGTCATCACCAATATCTTCAATAATTCTTTTAGTTGTTTGCGCCGCACAACATTCAATTATTTGATTTTGTATCTTTGGACTAGTCAAGATGTAATTCCCAGGAGCATTGTTCAAAACAAGTTTATTaacttcttcatcattttctgaaagccATTTAAGAAGTTCAAGAAAGTTCCCCCTATTGCTAGATTCTTCACTCTCATCATGTCCACGAAATGCTAATCCTTGGTTCAAAAGAAACCTCAAGCATCTAAGTGAATAAGTCAGCCTAGCCTTGTACATACGCAAATCCTCTTTATCCACCCTCACCATAATGTTATCAATTGATGGTTggggtgccacaaataaattgtacTTCTCTTGAGCTTTGTTGTAAATGCTATTAATACCACCAACATGTTTGACCAATGCATCGGGCT
This portion of the Triticum dicoccoides isolate Atlit2015 ecotype Zavitan chromosome 7A, WEW_v2.0, whole genome shotgun sequence genome encodes:
- the LOC119334636 gene encoding zinc finger MYM-type protein 1-like isoform X2; this encodes MKTNGDIQSFFQNYEAAKRRKVAAEEQHEDIVSNIEDEAVHSPPPVHSAEIEFDIEDEAVHSNAEIESHSEDEAVHSPCARPYNIQRLPPDPGERIPISEYDVDDQDEVRRRYIAKQAVEPYAHNFQVRKIYGKNRHFNFVWFETYKWLEYSVKYEAAFCFVCYLFKGKSNGGPRGDAFVNGGWKNWYKPDALVKHVGGINSIYNKAQEKYNLFVAPQPSIDNIMVRVDKEDLRMYKARLTYSLRCLRFLLNQGLAFRGHDESEESSNRGNFLELLKWLSENDEEVNKLVLNNAPGNYILTSPKIQNQIIECCAAQTTKRIIEDIGDDHYAILADESSDASHKEQLALCIRFVDKSGRGCERFLGVVHVANTTSLSLKDAIQTLL